One genomic segment of Candidatus Obscuribacter sp. includes these proteins:
- a CDS encoding redoxin domain-containing protein, with protein sequence MIHFWALSCGICKESLPELNKWVDEYGSKGLKIISIHMPRMESDTDMPAVIACMKEWEMKQPLCGG encoded by the coding sequence TTGATTCATTTTTGGGCTCTGAGCTGTGGCATTTGCAAAGAGTCTTTGCCTGAGTTAAACAAATGGGTAGATGAGTACGGCTCAAAAGGACTCAAAATTATTTCAATCCATATGCCTCGTATGGAAAGCGATACTGACATGCCTGCTGTCATTGCCTGCATGAAAGAATGGGAAATGAAACAGCCTTTGTGTGGTGGATAA